Proteins encoded by one window of Actinomycetota bacterium:
- a CDS encoding enoyl-CoA hydratase/isomerase family protein: MGSCVVDDFTAIEYRVDEHVAWVTLNRPDVLNAFDATMRDELRTVWRTIRRDLDVHVAILTATGDRAFCTGIDRAEIAAGGTADARVGEVGSRASYVHFDDPGGIIGPKSNDLWKPIIAAVNGMACGGAFYLLGEVDIILASENATFFDPHVTFGMASVFESIHMAQRMPLGEVLRMQLTGSHERLSARRAYEIGLVSEVVSQEELPVAARRLARIIASQPALAVQATVRSVWTAWEMGRRQALEQGWALIAAGTSEEALAAGQARFASGERVEWRLR, encoded by the coding sequence ATGGGGAGCTGCGTCGTGGACGACTTCACCGCCATCGAGTACCGCGTCGACGAGCACGTCGCCTGGGTCACGTTGAACCGCCCCGACGTGCTCAACGCCTTCGACGCGACCATGCGCGACGAGCTGCGGACGGTGTGGCGCACCATCCGTCGCGACCTCGACGTGCACGTGGCCATCCTCACGGCCACCGGCGACCGTGCCTTCTGCACCGGGATCGACCGGGCCGAGATCGCAGCCGGCGGAACCGCGGATGCTCGTGTGGGTGAGGTGGGAAGCAGAGCCAGCTACGTCCACTTCGACGACCCCGGCGGGATCATCGGACCGAAGTCGAACGACCTGTGGAAGCCGATCATCGCGGCGGTGAACGGCATGGCGTGCGGCGGGGCGTTCTACCTGCTCGGCGAGGTGGACATCATCCTCGCATCCGAGAACGCCACCTTCTTCGACCCCCACGTCACCTTCGGGATGGCGAGCGTCTTCGAGTCGATCCACATGGCCCAGCGCATGCCCCTCGGTGAGGTGCTGCGGATGCAACTCACCGGCAGCCACGAGCGCCTCAGCGCACGACGTGCCTACGAGATCGGCCTGGTGAGCGAGGTCGTCTCGCAGGAGGAGCTCCCCGTCGCGGCACGGCGGCTCGCGAGGATCATCGCCTCGCAGCCAGCGCTGGCCGTCCAGGCGACGGTCCGATCGGTGTGGACCGCGTGGGAGATGGGACGTCGGCAGGCACTGGAGCAGGGGTGGGCGCTCATCGCGGCAGGGACCAGCGAGGAGGCACTCGCGGCCGGTCAGGCGCGCTTCGCCTCGGGCGAGCGCGTCGAGTGGCGGCTGCGGTGA
- a CDS encoding SDR family oxidoreductase: MGRLDDKVAIVTGSGQGIGLEYARRYLAEGAKVVIAEINEERGASAVSELGGGDAVTFVRTDISDEASAEACVAATVERFGRVDVLVNNAALYYDIDNRDQSLEYLRKVFDVNLHGTWIMIKSVAPTMVEQGGGAVINQSSGAAYTYVIPPMGSGRFKGVGSFSYSQTKHGVIGLTKFMAGQLGRHGIRVNCIVPGITRTEATEKQVPSHFLDALRFMTALQKDLEPEDLTGAAVFFASDDARMITGQILCVDAGMNMPG; the protein is encoded by the coding sequence ATGGGACGGCTCGACGACAAGGTCGCCATCGTCACCGGGTCCGGTCAGGGCATCGGCCTGGAGTACGCGCGTCGCTACCTCGCTGAGGGCGCCAAGGTGGTCATCGCCGAGATCAACGAGGAGCGGGGCGCCTCCGCCGTGTCCGAGCTCGGCGGTGGCGACGCCGTCACTTTCGTCCGCACCGACATCTCCGACGAGGCCTCGGCCGAGGCGTGCGTCGCGGCGACGGTCGAGCGCTTCGGCCGGGTCGACGTGCTCGTCAACAACGCCGCCCTGTACTACGACATCGACAACCGCGACCAGAGCCTGGAGTACCTGCGCAAGGTCTTCGACGTCAACCTCCACGGCACCTGGATCATGATCAAGTCGGTCGCCCCGACGATGGTGGAGCAGGGCGGGGGCGCGGTCATCAACCAGAGCTCCGGGGCGGCGTACACCTACGTCATCCCGCCGATGGGCTCGGGGCGGTTCAAGGGCGTCGGCAGCTTCAGCTACAGCCAGACCAAGCACGGGGTCATCGGGCTGACCAAGTTCATGGCGGGCCAGCTCGGCCGCCACGGCATCCGCGTCAACTGCATCGTCCCCGGCATCACCCGCACCGAGGCGACCGAGAAGCAGGTTCCCAGCCACTTCCTCGACGCGCTGCGCTTCATGACCGCGCTGCAGAAGGACCTCGAACCCGAGGACCTGACCGGTGCTGCCGTGTTCTTCGCCAGCGACGACGCCCGGATGATCACCGGCCAGATCCTGTGCGTCGACGCCGGCATGAACATGCCCGGATGA
- a CDS encoding cell wall-binding repeat-containing protein, translating to MVLRTIVTATLGVMALTVGAAVAVEPAAHRLLLWDDDEGDAVPVDAYVVEPDATSHPLGATEAVAWTPEGGEVMVLGDDEVRAVDLGTGDERLVADVRGSVSPDERHVAYAQTVGEGPDRWTQMYVKPAIGGEPVAVGALVPESAPVSRPVWDQQSHRFAWIGDGPGVWLADVSGQARRLTGPDLDAQQVAWSPEADELAFVAAPDGADAGTRSELYLVSTDGDEVSRLSNIGADGGSVRPEVAPAWHPDASRIAVATREPTSGYGLTVVGAHSGEAVPISDHADASRGGRLSWTPDGLQLAFDVAADDPDCDCTRWDTWVLDLAEQARHSVDADGDTTVTSSERHPVFAPGITRRRAGVTRIQTAVAISRHTFDAADVAVLARADLYPDALSGAPLAHAHDAPLLLTPTGHLDGEVAAELVRLGVETVFLLGSEAALTSEVVDDLEELGITDVRRRGGADRNGTARLVAKELGPSDHAFIVEGRDPDPTRGWPDAVSVAPLAAFVGSPVLLVETDLLPDETARALDEVGVERATLIGGPAAIGTDVADEIEARGITVDRLAGQDRYATSMEVAEAGTAVGLDPARSWFATGRDWPDALGAGPAVAATGGVLVLLDGFDLDGSPHVRAWLDTVDFERIVLVGGPDAVDPRVAVEIERRAGP from the coding sequence GTGGTGCTGCGCACGATCGTGACCGCGACGCTGGGCGTGATGGCGCTCACCGTCGGGGCAGCCGTGGCGGTGGAGCCGGCTGCTCACCGCCTGCTGCTGTGGGACGACGACGAGGGCGATGCCGTGCCCGTCGATGCCTACGTGGTGGAGCCGGACGCGACCAGCCACCCGCTGGGGGCCACCGAGGCCGTGGCCTGGACACCCGAGGGTGGCGAGGTGATGGTGCTCGGCGACGACGAGGTGAGAGCCGTCGACCTCGGCACGGGAGACGAGCGTCTCGTCGCCGATGTCCGGGGCTCGGTCTCCCCCGACGAGCGTCACGTGGCGTACGCCCAGACGGTCGGCGAGGGTCCCGATCGCTGGACCCAGATGTACGTCAAACCTGCCATCGGTGGCGAGCCGGTCGCCGTCGGGGCGTTGGTCCCCGAGTCCGCTCCCGTCTCCCGCCCCGTCTGGGATCAGCAGAGCCACCGCTTCGCCTGGATCGGCGACGGACCGGGGGTGTGGCTGGCCGACGTCTCCGGACAGGCGCGACGACTCACGGGCCCGGATCTCGACGCCCAGCAGGTGGCGTGGTCCCCTGAGGCGGACGAGCTCGCCTTCGTCGCCGCGCCCGACGGCGCCGACGCAGGGACCAGATCGGAGCTCTACCTCGTCTCGACCGACGGCGACGAGGTCTCGAGGCTGAGCAACATCGGGGCGGACGGCGGCTCGGTGCGTCCCGAGGTCGCTCCCGCCTGGCACCCCGACGCGTCGCGCATCGCCGTCGCCACGCGCGAGCCGACCTCCGGGTACGGACTCACCGTCGTCGGAGCCCACTCCGGTGAGGCGGTTCCGATCTCGGATCACGCCGACGCGTCGCGGGGCGGCCGTCTGAGCTGGACCCCGGACGGGCTGCAGCTCGCGTTCGATGTCGCTGCGGACGATCCCGACTGCGACTGCACGCGCTGGGACACCTGGGTCCTCGACCTCGCCGAGCAGGCCCGCCACAGCGTGGATGCCGACGGAGATACCACGGTGACGAGCAGCGAACGGCACCCGGTCTTCGCCCCGGGCATTACCCGGCGTCGCGCCGGCGTGACCCGCATCCAGACCGCCGTGGCGATCTCGCGGCACACGTTCGATGCTGCCGACGTGGCGGTGCTCGCCCGGGCCGACCTCTACCCCGATGCTCTGAGCGGCGCCCCGCTGGCCCACGCTCACGACGCCCCGCTGCTGCTGACGCCCACCGGCCACCTCGATGGGGAGGTCGCGGCCGAGCTCGTCCGGCTGGGTGTCGAGACGGTGTTCCTCCTCGGCTCCGAGGCTGCGCTCACGTCGGAGGTCGTCGACGACCTCGAGGAGCTCGGTATCACCGACGTGCGGCGACGAGGTGGCGCCGACCGCAACGGCACGGCGCGGCTGGTCGCGAAGGAGCTCGGACCATCCGACCACGCCTTCATCGTGGAGGGTCGCGACCCGGACCCGACCCGCGGCTGGCCGGATGCCGTGAGCGTGGCGCCCCTCGCCGCCTTCGTCGGCTCACCGGTCCTGCTGGTCGAGACCGACCTGCTCCCCGACGAGACCGCTCGGGCTCTGGACGAGGTCGGCGTCGAACGAGCCACGCTGATCGGTGGACCTGCGGCGATCGGTACCGACGTAGCCGACGAGATCGAGGCGCGAGGCATCACGGTCGACCGGCTCGCCGGCCAGGATCGCTACGCCACCTCGATGGAGGTCGCCGAGGCCGGTACCGCCGTCGGTCTGGATCCGGCCCGCTCGTGGTTCGCCACGGGGCGCGACTGGCCCGATGCGCTGGGAGCCGGTCCGGCGGTCGCAGCGACCGGCGGCGTCCTCGTGCTGCTCGACGGCTTCGACCTCGACGGCAGTCCGCACGTCCGGGCCTGGCTCGACACCGTCGACTTCGAGCGCATCGTGCTCGTGGGTGGCCCCGATGCCGTCGACCCTCGCGTCGCCGTCGAGATCGAGCGCCGGGCAGGGCCGTGA
- a CDS encoding Zn-ribbon domain-containing OB-fold protein: MMRFDVPTPDGETQPFYDAAADGRLLIKRCGACGEHHFYPRPFCPTCWSDDVEWVEASGTASLYTYSVVHRNDLPPFPERVPYVAAIVELAEGPRMETNIVDADPDTLEVGMALQVTFRAHTDDLVLPFFTPA; this comes from the coding sequence ATGATGAGGTTCGACGTCCCGACCCCCGACGGCGAGACCCAGCCGTTCTACGACGCCGCCGCCGATGGCAGGTTGCTGATCAAGCGCTGCGGGGCGTGTGGCGAGCACCACTTCTACCCACGTCCGTTCTGCCCGACGTGCTGGTCGGACGACGTCGAGTGGGTCGAGGCGTCAGGAACGGCGAGCCTCTACACCTACTCGGTGGTGCACCGCAACGACCTGCCGCCGTTCCCCGAACGCGTCCCGTACGTCGCCGCGATCGTCGAGCTGGCCGAAGGCCCGCGCATGGAGACCAACATCGTCGATGCCGACCCCGACACGCTCGAGGTCGGCATGGCCCTGCAGGTCACCTTCCGCGCCCACACCGACGACCTCGTCCTGCCCTTCTTCACCCCCGCCTGA
- a CDS encoding SDR family NAD(P)-dependent oxidoreductase has protein sequence MGLLDGKVAIVTGAGHGIGRGEALELAEQGAKVVVNDLGVGVAGEDSDERPAETVAKLIQQRGGEAVADLEDIADWEGAGRLVQHAIDEFGRLDILVNNAGILRDSMIVSLTETDFDAVVRVHLKGTVACIHHAAAYWRAESKEGRQPRAAIVNTVSSAGLQGNVGQVAYGAAKAGIAATTVIASLELARYGVRANAVAPGGFTRMVGVAMPDIEVKEPEEFDEFDRMSPGNSAPMVAWLASDEALHVTGQVFRAVGSSIAHYEPWKLGAEITTEDRWDATKIGPEVNATIFRSRAPGLKMP, from the coding sequence ATGGGTCTGTTGGACGGCAAGGTCGCGATCGTCACCGGGGCCGGACACGGCATCGGCCGCGGCGAGGCGCTCGAGCTGGCGGAGCAAGGAGCCAAGGTCGTCGTCAACGACCTCGGCGTCGGCGTCGCCGGCGAGGACAGCGACGAGCGCCCCGCCGAGACCGTCGCCAAGCTGATCCAGCAGCGGGGCGGCGAGGCGGTCGCGGACCTCGAGGACATCGCCGACTGGGAGGGTGCGGGGCGGCTCGTCCAGCACGCCATCGACGAGTTCGGACGTCTCGACATCCTCGTCAACAACGCGGGGATCCTGCGCGACTCGATGATCGTGAGCCTCACCGAGACCGACTTCGACGCCGTGGTGCGCGTGCACCTCAAGGGAACGGTCGCGTGTATCCACCATGCGGCGGCGTACTGGCGGGCGGAGTCGAAGGAAGGCCGCCAGCCGCGTGCGGCGATCGTCAACACGGTCTCGAGCGCGGGCCTGCAGGGCAACGTGGGGCAGGTCGCGTACGGGGCGGCGAAGGCCGGGATCGCCGCGACCACCGTCATCGCGAGCCTGGAACTGGCGCGCTACGGCGTCCGCGCCAACGCCGTCGCCCCGGGCGGCTTCACCCGCATGGTCGGCGTTGCTATGCCAGACATAGAGGTCAAGGAGCCGGAGGAGTTCGACGAGTTCGACCGCATGAGCCCGGGCAACTCCGCCCCGATGGTGGCCTGGCTCGCCTCCGACGAGGCACTGCACGTGACGGGCCAGGTGTTCCGAGCGGTCGGCTCGTCCATCGCGCACTACGAGCCGTGGAAACTCGGCGCCGAGATCACCACCGAGGATCGGTGGGACGCCACCAAGATCGGCCCCGAGGTCAACGCCACGATCTTCCGCTCCCGCGCCCCCGGCCTGAAGATGCCCTGA
- a CDS encoding MaoC family dehydratase N-terminal domain-containing protein has product MAVKSSTTQLPIDGADTLAVRSQENGAQPWRTLGAALVVQLDTRVRERIPTTLLRRTSERDRSGRVAEQLHFEDVNVGDEAPPISHELTRTDLVRYAGASGDFNPMHHDEIKAQAAGLPSVFGHGMFSMGLLGRAITDYVGLANLRRYGVRFTKQTWPGDTLSTKVKVTDKRKDGDDNLVDLEVELVNDDGVAVVTGSATAALPSRG; this is encoded by the coding sequence ATGGCGGTGAAGTCGTCCACGACGCAGCTCCCCATCGACGGAGCCGACACGCTAGCGGTGAGGTCACAGGAGAACGGCGCCCAACCGTGGCGCACGCTGGGTGCCGCTCTCGTCGTGCAACTTGACACCCGTGTCAGGGAACGGATACCAACCACACTGCTCCGGCGGACGTCGGAGCGTGACCGGAGCGGGCGCGTGGCTGAGCAGCTGCACTTCGAGGACGTCAACGTCGGCGACGAGGCGCCGCCGATCAGCCACGAGCTGACACGCACCGACCTCGTGCGGTACGCGGGAGCATCCGGGGACTTCAACCCGATGCACCACGACGAGATCAAGGCTCAGGCCGCGGGGCTGCCCAGTGTCTTCGGCCACGGCATGTTCTCGATGGGGCTGCTCGGCCGCGCGATCACCGACTACGTCGGGTTGGCGAACCTGCGTCGGTACGGCGTGCGCTTCACCAAGCAGACGTGGCCCGGCGACACCCTGAGCACGAAGGTGAAGGTCACCGACAAGCGCAAGGACGGCGACGACAACCTGGTCGACCTCGAGGTCGAACTGGTGAACGACGACGGCGTCGCGGTCGTGACCGGTTCGGCTACCGCCGCGCTCCCCTCACGCGGCTGA
- a CDS encoding acetyl-CoA acetyltransferase gives MRKAAIVGAALSDVGRVDDQTPFHLHYQASRRAIEDAGLGKHDVDGFMSTGMGLLQPVEVAEYLGLRPTYVDSTGVGGSTWLVMLEHAVAAIESGLATNVLIVYGSTARADLKKGLRTANLSFGARGPVQFDTPYGLSLIAKYAMTARRHMHEYGTTIEQLANIAVDSRYNAGLNPDAYYREPITVDDVLESEMIADPFTKLQCCIRSDGGGAIVVSTAERARDLRQPPVHVLGTGSTTSHTTMSQWEDFTLSPAARSGKLAFDHADLLPGDVDVCQFYDAFTIMVLMTFEALGFCERGEGGAYLEGGTMRVGGAMPTNTDGGGLSACHPGMRGMFLLVEAVKQLRGEGGDRQVPHAEVACVNGTGGWFSSASTILLGSNATRD, from the coding sequence ATGAGGAAGGCCGCGATCGTCGGCGCCGCACTGAGCGACGTCGGCCGGGTCGATGACCAGACGCCCTTCCACCTCCACTACCAGGCGTCCAGAAGGGCCATCGAGGACGCGGGGCTCGGCAAGCACGACGTCGACGGGTTCATGTCCACCGGGATGGGGTTGCTGCAACCGGTCGAGGTCGCCGAGTACCTCGGCCTGCGTCCCACCTACGTCGACTCGACCGGCGTGGGCGGATCGACCTGGCTCGTGATGCTCGAACACGCCGTCGCGGCGATCGAGTCCGGTCTCGCCACCAACGTGCTGATCGTCTACGGCTCCACCGCCCGCGCGGATCTGAAGAAGGGGCTGCGCACGGCCAACCTCAGCTTCGGGGCGCGAGGGCCGGTGCAGTTCGACACGCCGTACGGGTTGAGCCTCATCGCGAAGTACGCGATGACCGCGCGCCGGCACATGCACGAGTACGGCACGACGATCGAGCAACTGGCGAACATCGCCGTCGACTCGCGCTACAACGCGGGTCTCAACCCCGATGCCTACTACCGCGAACCGATCACCGTCGACGACGTGCTCGAGTCGGAGATGATCGCCGACCCGTTCACCAAGCTGCAGTGCTGTATCCGCTCCGACGGCGGCGGGGCGATCGTGGTCAGCACGGCGGAGCGCGCGCGTGACCTGCGCCAGCCACCGGTCCACGTGCTCGGGACCGGCTCCACGACGAGCCACACGACCATGAGCCAGTGGGAAGACTTCACCCTCTCGCCCGCAGCGAGATCGGGCAAGCTCGCCTTCGACCACGCCGATCTGCTTCCCGGCGACGTCGATGTGTGCCAGTTCTACGACGCCTTCACGATCATGGTCCTGATGACCTTCGAGGCGCTCGGCTTCTGTGAGCGCGGCGAGGGGGGGGCGTACCTCGAGGGCGGCACGATGCGTGTCGGCGGAGCGATGCCGACCAACACCGACGGCGGCGGGCTGTCGGCCTGCCACCCGGGGATGCGTGGGATGTTCCTGCTGGTCGAGGCGGTGAAGCAACTGCGGGGCGAGGGCGGCGACCGCCAGGTGCCGCATGCCGAGGTGGCGTGCGTCAACGGGACCGGCGGCTGGTTCTCGTCGGCATCGACGATCCTGCTCGGCAGCAACGCGACGCGGGACTGA
- a CDS encoding glutathione peroxidase — protein sequence MAIYDHTVRTLSGEETDLGEYREKAVLIVNVASKCGFTPQYDGLQSLYEKYADRGFAILGFPCNQFGGQEPGTHEEIAEFCRVNFGVSFPLFEKVEVNGEGEHPLFTELKRTPDHEGKDGDIYWNFEKFLVTPGGDQVTRFRTTVTPDDEGFVSAIEDALPS from the coding sequence ATGGCCATCTACGACCACACCGTCCGCACCCTGTCCGGCGAGGAGACCGACCTCGGTGAGTACCGCGAGAAGGCGGTCCTGATCGTCAACGTCGCCTCGAAGTGCGGCTTCACCCCGCAGTACGACGGCCTGCAGTCGTTGTACGAGAAGTACGCCGATCGCGGGTTCGCCATCCTCGGCTTCCCCTGCAACCAGTTCGGCGGCCAGGAGCCCGGCACCCACGAGGAGATCGCCGAGTTCTGTCGCGTGAACTTCGGCGTGAGCTTTCCGCTGTTCGAGAAGGTCGAGGTCAACGGCGAGGGCGAGCACCCGCTGTTCACCGAACTGAAGCGCACGCCCGACCACGAAGGCAAGGACGGTGACATCTACTGGAACTTCGAGAAGTTCCTCGTGACGCCGGGCGGCGATCAGGTGACCCGGTTCCGCACGACCGTGACGCCTGACGACGAGGGGTTCGTGAGCGCGATCGAGGACGCGCTCCCGAGCTAG
- a CDS encoding MaoC family dehydratase N-terminal domain-containing protein, whose translation MGKPTPPQAVVIERGPVSYFAEAITDGSPIYQRPDAAREAGFDAIPAPPTYAFAFQHMGAYPEIQPEGSSDVNPVMHAIGALMQEGGLVLHGEQEFVYHRPVLVGDKLTSQGTIKDVYSKEGSSGTMTFVVTETDWLDESGEKVVTAITTLIHRA comes from the coding sequence ATCGGCAAGCCGACCCCGCCGCAGGCGGTGGTGATCGAGCGTGGGCCGGTCAGCTACTTCGCCGAGGCCATCACCGACGGGTCGCCGATCTACCAGCGCCCCGACGCCGCGAGGGAAGCCGGCTTCGACGCCATCCCCGCCCCGCCGACCTACGCGTTCGCGTTCCAGCACATGGGCGCCTACCCCGAGATCCAGCCCGAGGGATCCAGCGACGTCAACCCGGTCATGCACGCCATCGGAGCACTGATGCAGGAAGGCGGTCTCGTGCTCCACGGTGAGCAGGAGTTCGTCTACCACCGCCCCGTCCTCGTCGGGGACAAGCTCACCAGCCAGGGCACGATCAAGGACGTCTACTCCAAGGAGGGGTCGTCGGGCACCATGACGTTCGTGGTGACCGAGACCGACTGGCTCGACGAGAGCGGCGAGAAGGTCGTTACCGCGATCACGACGCTGATCCACCGCGCCTGA
- a CDS encoding carboxymuconolactone decarboxylase family protein — protein sequence MADDWTFPYEGPLHEVAPELHEAQVAWLESIQSLTSLDRRTHELIRMVCLAIARNADGVTRHAQFAAEAGATWADIVEALALTQPAFGVLPASAAIEPARRGFEQAEEAEAD from the coding sequence GTGGCCGACGACTGGACCTTCCCGTACGAGGGACCGCTGCACGAGGTCGCCCCCGAGCTGCACGAGGCGCAGGTCGCGTGGCTCGAGTCGATCCAGTCCCTCACCAGCCTCGACCGTCGGACCCACGAGCTGATCCGTATGGTCTGCCTCGCCATCGCCCGCAACGCCGACGGCGTCACGCGCCACGCGCAGTTCGCCGCCGAGGCTGGCGCGACGTGGGCCGACATCGTCGAGGCGCTCGCGCTGACCCAGCCGGCGTTCGGCGTGTTGCCCGCCAGCGCGGCCATCGAACCAGCCCGGCGCGGCTTCGAGCAGGCCGAGGAGGCCGAGGCAGACTAG